A single region of the Thioalkalivibrio nitratireducens DSM 14787 genome encodes:
- a CDS encoding peptidoglycan-binding protein: MSEFRAICWSTALLGCAVAFGFCSPVLAQPGTGFPSGEPRLLIAQTSGTVLELQRELNRLGYGAGPEDGLMGARTREAIEAYQREHDLLVDGRASGALLSHVRATAQARTPAAPVPLPPGFVPVSQLVADIQEALRSLGYDAPAPSGRLTEATRDAIRAYEADRGLLVSGEPSAELLEHMRRRIADQQPAPAVDADTIAGIQAELRRRGYAIAVVSGRMDTQTREAIREYQQGRGVPVTGKPSPALLAELRAADAEPITDPVVTRDQRAAAQRILNARGYGAGPPDGVLGPRSRDAIRTFQADHDLPPTGELTSRTLELLGIDVASEVPVAEPRPFRVRVHDAFADGDYTRDPAWRVASGQFEVRGGGLTSVIVPPSARPEDIGRQLLGGLLQQQLGITIPGQESAAVAYLPTRITQEFRVTAVVSGSAESFGHIDLGPYASDILNHGYRLSYRASQTRPLQLLLVDESGTSVIASARLDAASGRSHRLVWERDGDGRMRVSSDGEMLIDVVDRNLESDFEGFSLINGGGEWTLHEVTVEDRR; encoded by the coding sequence ATGTCCGAGTTTCGTGCGATCTGTTGGTCAACTGCACTGCTTGGCTGTGCGGTCGCGTTCGGGTTTTGCTCGCCGGTGCTGGCGCAGCCCGGGACGGGTTTCCCGTCGGGCGAGCCGAGGCTTCTGATCGCGCAGACGTCGGGTACCGTGCTGGAGCTCCAGCGCGAGCTGAATCGGCTTGGATACGGCGCGGGACCCGAGGACGGGCTGATGGGCGCGAGAACACGCGAGGCGATCGAGGCCTATCAGCGCGAACACGACCTGCTGGTCGACGGCCGGGCCTCCGGGGCCCTGCTGTCGCATGTGCGCGCCACCGCGCAGGCCCGGACGCCTGCCGCCCCCGTGCCGCTGCCGCCGGGATTCGTGCCGGTGTCGCAGCTGGTTGCGGACATTCAGGAGGCGCTGCGTAGCCTTGGCTACGACGCGCCAGCCCCGTCCGGTCGACTCACCGAGGCAACGCGGGACGCGATCCGTGCCTACGAGGCCGACCGTGGGCTGTTGGTGTCCGGTGAGCCGAGTGCCGAGCTGCTGGAGCACATGCGCCGTCGCATCGCTGACCAGCAGCCCGCCCCAGCGGTCGATGCCGACACGATCGCCGGTATCCAGGCCGAACTGCGCCGGCGCGGTTACGCGATCGCCGTGGTCAGCGGCCGGATGGACACGCAGACCCGCGAGGCCATCCGCGAGTACCAGCAGGGGCGGGGCGTGCCGGTGACCGGTAAGCCCAGCCCCGCACTGCTGGCAGAACTGCGCGCGGCCGATGCCGAGCCGATCACCGATCCGGTCGTGACCCGTGACCAGCGTGCCGCGGCCCAGCGGATCCTGAACGCCCGGGGCTACGGCGCGGGGCCGCCGGACGGTGTACTGGGTCCGCGCAGCCGGGATGCAATCCGGACCTTCCAGGCCGACCACGATCTGCCCCCGACCGGCGAACTGACGTCGCGTACGCTGGAACTGCTCGGAATCGACGTTGCTTCAGAGGTGCCCGTCGCCGAGCCCCGCCCGTTCCGGGTCCGGGTCCACGATGCCTTCGCCGACGGCGACTACACGCGCGATCCGGCCTGGCGCGTCGCGTCCGGACAGTTCGAGGTCCGCGGCGGTGGCCTGACATCGGTGATCGTGCCGCCGTCGGCGCGTCCCGAGGATATCGGGCGCCAACTGCTGGGCGGGCTGCTGCAACAGCAACTCGGTATCACCATTCCGGGGCAGGAGAGCGCGGCGGTCGCCTATCTGCCGACCCGCATCACCCAGGAGTTCCGCGTGACCGCGGTGGTATCGGGATCCGCCGAATCTTTCGGCCACATCGATCTGGGGCCCTATGCAAGTGACATCCTGAACCACGGTTACCGGCTGAGCTACCGCGCCAGCCAGACGCGACCGCTGCAATTGCTGCTCGTCGACGAGAGCGGGACGTCGGTGATCGCCAGTGCTCGCTTAGACGCGGCCTCCGGTCGATCCCACCGGCTGGTCTGGGAGAGGGATGGCGATGGCCGGATGCGGGTATCCAGCGACGGCGAGATGCTGATCGACGTCGTCGACCGGAATCTCGAGTCGGACTTCGAGGGCTTCTCGCTGATCAACGGCGGCGGGGAATGGACGCTGCACGAGGTGACCGTGGAGGATCGCCGCTAG
- a CDS encoding NAD(P)/FAD-dependent oxidoreductase, translating to MAHVVIVGAGLGGMPAAYEARETLGPEHEITVVNATDVFQFVPSNPWVAVGWRKRDAITLPIAPYLERKRIAFVASSVEQILPDVSQLRLENGDTLDYDYLILTTGPKLMFSEVEGAGPEGGHTQSVCTVDHAERAHEDFKRLLDNPGPVIIGAFPGASCFGPAYEYAFILDRALRKRKMRSKVPITFVTSEPWIGHLGLAGVGDSRGMLESELRSHDIRWITNARTTRVEAGRMFVEQLDDLGNVVRNHELPFHHAMMLPAFAGVDAVARTEGLCNARGLVEIDDHQRNPTYRNIFAAGVCVAIPPVEATPVPTGAPKTGYMIESMVTAIVHNIAADLAGKEAHYKGSWHAICLADMGDRGAAFVALPQMPPRDVNWFAAGKWVHLAKIAFEKYFIRKMKKGTSEPLYEKYMMRALGIRRLEN from the coding sequence ATGGCACATGTGGTGATTGTTGGGGCTGGGTTGGGCGGGATGCCTGCGGCCTATGAGGCACGCGAGACACTCGGGCCGGAGCACGAGATCACGGTGGTCAACGCCACCGACGTTTTCCAGTTCGTCCCGTCGAACCCTTGGGTCGCCGTCGGTTGGCGCAAGCGGGACGCGATCACCCTGCCGATTGCGCCGTACCTGGAGCGCAAGCGAATCGCGTTCGTCGCATCCAGCGTCGAGCAGATCCTGCCGGACGTCAGCCAGCTGCGCCTCGAGAACGGCGACACGCTCGATTACGACTACCTGATCCTCACCACCGGCCCGAAGTTGATGTTTTCCGAGGTCGAGGGCGCAGGACCCGAGGGCGGACACACCCAGTCCGTCTGCACCGTGGACCATGCCGAACGTGCCCACGAGGACTTCAAACGCCTGCTGGACAACCCCGGGCCCGTCATCATCGGCGCGTTCCCGGGCGCCAGCTGTTTTGGCCCGGCCTACGAGTACGCCTTCATCCTCGACCGCGCGCTGCGCAAGCGCAAGATGCGCAGCAAGGTGCCGATCACCTTCGTGACCTCCGAGCCGTGGATCGGACATCTGGGCCTCGCCGGGGTGGGCGATTCGCGCGGCATGCTCGAATCCGAGTTGCGTTCCCACGACATCCGGTGGATCACCAATGCGCGCACGACTCGTGTCGAGGCGGGCCGCATGTTCGTCGAGCAACTCGATGATCTCGGCAACGTGGTCCGGAATCACGAGCTTCCGTTTCATCATGCGATGATGCTGCCCGCTTTCGCGGGCGTCGACGCGGTGGCCCGGACCGAGGGGCTGTGCAACGCCAGGGGTCTGGTGGAAATCGACGACCACCAGCGCAACCCCACCTACCGCAACATCTTCGCCGCGGGCGTCTGCGTCGCGATTCCACCGGTGGAGGCGACCCCGGTACCCACCGGGGCTCCGAAGACGGGGTACATGATCGAGTCGATGGTCACCGCCATCGTGCACAACATCGCGGCCGACCTGGCCGGCAAGGAAGCCCACTACAAGGGCTCGTGGCACGCCATCTGCCTGGCCGACATGGGGGACCGCGGCGCGGCCTTCGTGGCGCTGCCGCAGATGCCGCCGCGCGACGTGAACTGGTTCGCTGCCGGCAAGTGGGTTCACCTGGCCAAGATCGCGTTCGAGAAGTATTTCATTCGAAAGATGAAGAAGGGAACGTCGGAGCCGCTGTACGAGAAGTACATGATGCGCGCCCTTGGCATCCGCCGGCTGGAGAACTAG
- a CDS encoding PKD domain-containing protein yields MPSTKPQPHYTRHSVDDANAGAHGSSARGWQSKPDRRGDRPHSGRTGLRGLLACLLLLAGMLGSAAGQESADKIWRAATDLSDPHNQAVLLKNINHLHTLRGVSEQYWDRVPGIGDLTHRQYQEAMFWHQHENLRIARKAVGGLGAYELDLQRPAPDAGEWRIGSDTDFLVRRKDGRPVTLEDIQRVEAAYRQAVALEVRRRSGGAVRMDPRDFDTGTDFMVAHDATTDTEFNRIAEHFGRRDADTYSRVEAARVEAQMRTPGESIDYRDAGMYVAEMVDQAQRKQRQIDRLLREQADAPARQRAINEARIKQLEYERDKYLRRINSVNRHLHTQARTQFGRGLRTPPRDITDMQNLAQQARENYAHTLGNVLRVMPEGPQARQANFILALQLVDLPAARRSEVLSRLDQRVQQNVLQQLDEFRAWRRAEREQVAREDVVTLRNFLNKTEFGQQLLRVFGTEIEALTTRPTESSRFLADVYRDLAATDRAIQNRAQSLSMWLDLMVQVRDAQSDAELAIALGRTLASKTYYGMIASHLYTGLIERDGTALARSLILMLSPKTALPQVVQSIGGSVIDLTTAVMFDHQFMVLYVTARFDDDGRFTGLDGYRSGSDAVCRFFDDVLQPGGEYWVEGVFTRALALSEERNFSQEVLSGINAFGTRAFVRALESTVYGGTASFMGRHPAVQHARAEVATLTGTIDDFAEALGERVPAQAEPGWAGLSRFEPAAQHAMRPLLEQRTAAWNDVEAALCAAVTESLESRHRAEQGLEGGDEAALALLAEVERLFHELDIHGVGMAWLNHEGTRNVIMRWLGSAEEQRIEAMQALQRYHDAYSAVHEIRDTVESLYRTATGGAESLLARPLTGSPPLTADPAFDHSLAVRLFQETMDDLDRYETQMLRIKREALNDNRAQLDDPFDRRIQTAIHAATIALNDAAATMQGATHARQRLYRVQWWAAHDLHTRHSAAFEHTRAQRAKIEELLDEFRAHYQPVEPALAILPPPAVIEERAATDTPYAFGLDATAIPSETVYVWFEDGTEIGRGDTLLHMFEEPGPRTLEVRAQWTRSDRVLRDGSATAELSVDIRADALLPELAIRPPRDLGALAEPDRAYEFHALRSNIPDDATLSWRIDGRPSGIGADVELRFGDPGPNIVELFAEWEVPGSWTGQEQVIAPALTVEVNDPGPLLAEPCRILLAGTFDEAVPEVGIEQLLRRFPTPEEVEDFVADRAAVAARHGLRASPDEPDAVDAATGLTQQCVPEILAQWHSRRADLEQEFRERWEMLDDATLTLQVDTGNLRAPAALGVSLAEAAQTPELNRVSVQLEALGMDLSALHAELASMLDILAGDEVRPGCGTIPPYYLWLDIDWTLDGEEVGVAQRTPDGRQMMFQALEERAYPVTAQVTLRYRRGCNSGYPQLIPDRVQTVRTTIEIEFEDPDAPSPPPEVVAEPTAPEEPPAAPEPPDLSELEEQRQQVLDVCEEWTASKSGGYGTTTEVWDIGSLPEGTAFDFSYNAMSVPDKFVVEYPVGNVVLDTGWRGSAARAARRPELYPGGVTGPGRGAADDVFEKAAADAFKVTVYGPESGTAWNYRIRPRCQPDAVLRIAESPTRVTYGSQIRWPATTGGGLEVTRYTWQATPDLSFDEPVTTEPATRITFDRLGRVLLWAEGKPRDSSLPTVESQQVEIEVVPPRFELVFDPPHGQARVGDEVQVEVRSDPALPAELVDHRWVQPSARSTYTDNASRIGFTVGDGDRAPLQDIPLHVWVRVPYHGDTLAEIQATYSGQPYEVQISEPVHRGPTPQTWDPERGGLVDVPRGQVVTGQEVRLNASVQPTPPGEVRYRWSVLPDGARTHGTTGSSQTFSASNAGSYTVEVVATNAAGLVLGRGSRSVMVAQDQPPPVPATPDDAEPADADAPPAATVDPDSLLTPPDVIDLEQASGQLDSDTREQRHAIQVPRHGSLRVDVQADDGLRVYMRLKNADGRRLASASTGTSPSVERADLAPGTYYARVVRSSGEGGYRLSTRLSAPSVANDSGPNDTLEQVRQHGEPIPLDRHSTGLLGYQDRDERDTEDWFRFETTTHGQVTVAVHAEESLRVYLRLKDASGRRLASASTSHSPEVARADLAPGTYFARVVRSSGQGGYVITPTLAATTYVSDREPNDSIEQAQPIPLGQDTQGLLGYLDRSERDTEDWFRFETTAHGQVKVAVNAEESLRVYLRLKDANGRRLASASTSDSPEVERADLTPGTYFARVVRSSGQGGYVITPTLAATTYASDREPNDSIEQAQPIPLGQDTQGLLGYLDRSERDTEDWFRFETTAHGRVAVAVSAEESLRVYLRLKDADGRRLASASTSHSPEVERADLTPGTYFARVVRSSGQGGYTLRPVFTPDPSAGGG; encoded by the coding sequence ATGCCTTCTACCAAACCGCAACCGCACTACACGCGCCATTCCGTCGATGACGCCAATGCAGGCGCGCACGGGTCCTCGGCCCGTGGCTGGCAGAGCAAGCCGGATCGCCGTGGCGACCGCCCGCACTCCGGTCGTACCGGGCTTCGCGGCCTGCTGGCCTGCCTGCTCCTCTTGGCGGGTATGCTCGGCTCTGCCGCCGGGCAGGAGTCGGCCGATAAGATCTGGCGTGCCGCCACCGACCTGAGCGATCCGCACAACCAGGCGGTGCTGCTGAAGAACATCAACCATCTGCACACGCTGCGCGGCGTTTCGGAGCAGTACTGGGATCGCGTCCCCGGCATTGGCGATCTTACGCACCGCCAGTACCAGGAGGCGATGTTCTGGCATCAGCACGAGAATCTGCGGATCGCGCGCAAGGCGGTCGGCGGTCTGGGCGCCTACGAACTCGATCTGCAACGGCCGGCACCGGATGCCGGCGAGTGGCGCATCGGCTCGGATACCGATTTCCTGGTCCGGCGCAAGGACGGCCGGCCGGTCACGCTCGAGGACATCCAGCGGGTCGAGGCCGCGTATCGTCAGGCCGTCGCGCTCGAGGTGCGCCGGCGCAGCGGCGGCGCGGTGCGGATGGATCCCCGCGATTTCGACACCGGAACCGATTTCATGGTCGCCCACGACGCGACCACCGATACCGAATTCAACCGCATCGCCGAGCACTTCGGCCGCCGCGACGCCGATACCTACAGCCGGGTCGAGGCGGCCCGGGTCGAGGCGCAGATGCGCACGCCGGGGGAATCGATCGACTACCGCGACGCCGGGATGTACGTCGCCGAGATGGTCGATCAGGCCCAACGCAAGCAGCGGCAGATCGACCGGCTGCTCCGCGAGCAGGCCGATGCGCCGGCGCGTCAGCGTGCGATCAACGAAGCCCGGATCAAGCAGCTCGAATATGAGCGAGACAAGTATCTGCGGCGGATCAATTCGGTCAACCGCCATCTGCACACGCAGGCGCGCACCCAGTTCGGCCGCGGCCTCCGCACGCCGCCGCGCGACATCACGGACATGCAGAACCTCGCGCAGCAGGCGCGCGAGAACTACGCGCACACCCTCGGGAACGTTCTCCGGGTGATGCCCGAAGGTCCGCAGGCCCGCCAGGCCAATTTCATCCTCGCGTTGCAACTGGTCGATCTGCCCGCGGCCCGGCGCAGCGAGGTGCTGTCCCGGCTCGATCAGCGGGTACAACAGAACGTGCTCCAGCAGCTCGATGAATTTCGGGCCTGGCGCCGGGCCGAGCGCGAGCAGGTCGCGCGCGAAGACGTCGTCACCCTGCGCAACTTCCTGAACAAGACCGAATTCGGGCAGCAATTGCTGCGCGTGTTCGGTACCGAGATCGAGGCGCTGACGACCCGCCCGACCGAGAGTTCTCGCTTTCTGGCCGATGTCTACCGCGACCTCGCCGCCACCGACCGGGCGATTCAGAACCGGGCGCAGTCGCTGTCGATGTGGCTGGACCTGATGGTGCAGGTCCGCGACGCGCAATCCGATGCCGAACTGGCCATCGCACTCGGGCGCACGCTGGCGTCGAAGACCTACTACGGGATGATCGCCAGCCACCTTTACACCGGCCTGATCGAACGCGACGGCACCGCGCTGGCCAGGTCGCTGATTCTGATGCTTTCGCCCAAGACCGCGCTGCCGCAGGTGGTGCAGTCGATCGGCGGTTCGGTAATCGACCTGACCACTGCGGTCATGTTCGACCACCAGTTCATGGTGCTGTACGTGACCGCGCGCTTCGACGACGACGGCAGATTCACGGGCCTGGACGGGTACCGGTCCGGATCGGATGCCGTCTGCCGCTTCTTCGACGATGTGCTGCAGCCTGGCGGAGAATACTGGGTCGAAGGGGTGTTCACGCGGGCGCTGGCGTTGTCCGAGGAACGGAACTTCAGCCAGGAGGTGCTGAGCGGAATCAACGCCTTTGGTACCCGCGCCTTCGTGCGCGCGCTCGAGAGCACCGTGTACGGCGGGACCGCGAGCTTCATGGGGCGGCATCCCGCCGTTCAGCATGCGCGCGCCGAGGTTGCCACACTGACCGGCACGATCGACGATTTTGCCGAGGCGCTGGGCGAGCGCGTCCCGGCGCAGGCAGAGCCGGGCTGGGCGGGGCTGTCGCGCTTCGAGCCCGCGGCCCAGCATGCGATGCGGCCATTGCTCGAGCAGCGGACCGCCGCCTGGAACGACGTCGAGGCGGCGCTGTGCGCGGCAGTGACGGAATCGCTCGAATCGCGGCATCGCGCCGAGCAGGGGCTCGAGGGCGGCGACGAGGCCGCGCTGGCGTTGCTCGCCGAAGTCGAGCGTCTGTTCCACGAACTCGATATCCACGGCGTGGGGATGGCATGGTTGAACCACGAGGGCACGCGCAACGTGATCATGCGCTGGCTCGGGTCCGCCGAGGAGCAGCGGATCGAGGCGATGCAGGCGTTGCAGCGCTACCACGATGCCTATTCGGCGGTGCACGAGATCCGCGATACCGTCGAGAGTCTGTATCGCACCGCGACCGGCGGTGCCGAATCGCTGCTTGCGCGGCCACTGACTGGTTCGCCGCCGCTGACCGCCGATCCGGCGTTTGATCACAGTCTGGCGGTGCGCCTGTTCCAGGAGACGATGGACGACCTGGACCGCTACGAAACACAGATGCTGCGGATCAAGCGCGAAGCGCTGAACGACAACCGCGCCCAACTCGATGACCCGTTCGATCGCCGCATACAGACGGCGATCCACGCCGCGACGATCGCGTTGAACGACGCCGCAGCGACGATGCAGGGGGCAACGCATGCGCGGCAAAGGCTGTACCGGGTGCAATGGTGGGCCGCGCACGATCTGCATACCCGGCATTCGGCCGCTTTCGAGCATACGCGCGCGCAACGCGCGAAGATCGAGGAACTGCTCGACGAATTCCGTGCTCACTATCAGCCAGTCGAACCCGCGCTGGCGATCCTGCCGCCACCGGCGGTGATCGAAGAACGCGCGGCGACCGATACACCCTACGCATTCGGACTCGACGCAACGGCGATTCCGTCGGAGACGGTGTACGTCTGGTTCGAGGATGGTACGGAAATCGGCCGCGGCGATACGCTGCTGCACATGTTCGAGGAGCCCGGGCCACGGACCCTCGAGGTCCGGGCGCAATGGACCCGATCGGACCGGGTGTTGCGCGACGGCAGCGCGACCGCCGAACTGAGTGTCGATATCCGCGCCGATGCCCTGCTGCCCGAACTGGCGATTCGGCCGCCGCGCGATCTCGGCGCACTCGCCGAGCCGGACCGTGCCTACGAGTTCCACGCATTGCGCAGCAACATTCCGGACGACGCGACGCTGAGCTGGCGGATCGACGGCCGGCCGTCGGGTATCGGTGCCGACGTCGAGCTGCGTTTCGGCGATCCCGGCCCGAATATCGTCGAGCTGTTCGCCGAGTGGGAGGTTCCCGGAAGCTGGACGGGGCAGGAGCAGGTGATCGCACCGGCACTGACCGTCGAAGTCAACGACCCGGGGCCGCTGCTGGCCGAACCGTGCCGTATCCTGCTTGCCGGCACTTTCGACGAAGCGGTGCCCGAGGTGGGCATCGAGCAGTTGCTGCGCCGGTTCCCGACTCCGGAGGAAGTCGAGGATTTCGTTGCCGACCGGGCGGCGGTTGCGGCGCGGCATGGCCTGCGCGCGAGCCCCGACGAACCCGATGCGGTCGATGCGGCCACCGGCCTGACGCAGCAGTGTGTACCCGAGATTCTGGCGCAATGGCATTCCCGGCGCGCCGACCTGGAGCAGGAATTCCGCGAGCGCTGGGAAATGCTCGACGACGCCACGCTGACGCTGCAAGTCGATACCGGGAACTTGCGAGCCCCCGCGGCACTTGGCGTGTCGCTCGCCGAAGCGGCGCAGACGCCGGAACTGAACCGGGTATCGGTGCAGCTCGAAGCGCTCGGCATGGACCTGTCCGCGCTGCACGCCGAACTGGCGTCGATGCTCGACATCCTGGCCGGTGACGAGGTCCGACCCGGTTGCGGGACGATCCCGCCGTACTACCTCTGGCTGGACATCGACTGGACGCTGGACGGCGAAGAGGTCGGTGTCGCCCAGCGCACACCGGATGGCCGGCAAATGATGTTCCAGGCGCTGGAGGAGAGGGCCTACCCGGTGACCGCGCAGGTCACGCTGCGGTATCGGCGCGGCTGCAACAGCGGGTATCCGCAACTGATTCCCGATCGGGTGCAAACGGTCCGTACCACGATCGAGATCGAGTTCGAAGACCCGGACGCGCCTTCGCCCCCGCCCGAGGTCGTCGCCGAACCCACCGCGCCCGAGGAACCTCCCGCGGCGCCGGAACCGCCCGATCTTTCCGAGCTGGAGGAACAGCGGCAGCAGGTTCTGGACGTCTGCGAGGAATGGACCGCGTCGAAGAGCGGGGGCTACGGCACGACGACCGAGGTCTGGGACATCGGCAGCCTGCCCGAAGGGACGGCCTTCGATTTCTCCTACAACGCGATGAGCGTGCCCGACAAGTTCGTCGTCGAGTACCCGGTGGGTAACGTGGTGCTCGACACCGGCTGGCGTGGATCGGCCGCGCGCGCCGCGCGCCGACCCGAGCTCTACCCCGGCGGCGTAACCGGCCCGGGGCGGGGTGCAGCCGACGACGTGTTCGAAAAGGCCGCAGCCGACGCGTTCAAGGTGACCGTCTACGGCCCGGAAAGCGGCACCGCATGGAACTACCGAATCCGGCCGCGCTGCCAGCCGGACGCGGTGCTGCGGATCGCCGAGTCACCCACCCGGGTTACGTACGGCTCGCAGATCCGCTGGCCGGCGACGACCGGCGGCGGGCTCGAAGTCACGCGCTACACCTGGCAGGCAACGCCGGACCTGAGCTTCGACGAACCGGTGACCACCGAGCCCGCGACGCGAATCACGTTCGACCGGCTGGGGCGGGTGCTGCTGTGGGCCGAGGGCAAGCCCCGGGACAGCAGTCTGCCGACAGTCGAGTCGCAGCAGGTCGAGATCGAGGTGGTGCCGCCGCGGTTCGAGCTGGTGTTCGACCCCCCGCACGGCCAGGCCCGGGTCGGTGACGAGGTGCAGGTGGAGGTGCGCAGCGATCCGGCGCTGCCCGCCGAACTCGTCGATCACCGCTGGGTGCAGCCCAGCGCGCGCAGCACCTACACCGACAACGCGTCGCGAATCGGCTTCACGGTGGGCGATGGCGATCGTGCGCCGCTGCAAGACATCCCGCTGCATGTCTGGGTGCGGGTGCCCTATCACGGCGACACCCTGGCGGAGATCCAGGCCACGTACTCGGGGCAGCCCTACGAGGTGCAGATCAGCGAGCCGGTTCACCGCGGCCCGACCCCGCAGACCTGGGACCCCGAGCGCGGCGGGCTGGTCGATGTGCCCCGCGGTCAGGTCGTCACCGGGCAGGAGGTGCGGCTGAACGCCAGCGTGCAGCCGACACCCCCGGGAGAAGTGCGCTACCGCTGGTCGGTATTACCGGACGGCGCCCGCACCCACGGCACCACCGGCAGCAGCCAGACGTTCTCGGCCAGCAATGCCGGCAGCTACACCGTGGAAGTGGTCGCGACCAACGCCGCCGGTCTGGTCCTCGGCCGCGGGAGTCGCAGTGTGATGGTGGCGCAGGATCAGCCACCTCCGGTGCCGGCAACGCCCGATGATGCCGAACCCGCCGACGCGGACGCCCCGCCCGCGGCAACGGTCGATCCCGATTCCCTGCTTACGCCACCGGACGTGATCGATCTGGAGCAGGCCTCCGGTCAACTCGATTCCGATACGCGCGAGCAGCGCCATGCAATCCAGGTGCCGCGGCATGGCTCGCTGCGAGTCGATGTCCAGGCTGACGACGGACTGCGGGTCTACATGCGCCTGAAGAATGCCGACGGCCGGCGCCTGGCGAGCGCCAGCACCGGCACGAGCCCGAGCGTCGAACGGGCCGATCTGGCGCCGGGTACCTACTACGCCAGGGTCGTTCGCTCCAGCGGGGAAGGGGGCTATCGCTTGAGCACCCGGCTGTCCGCGCCAAGCGTCGCCAACGATTCCGGGCCCAACGATACCCTCGAACAGGTCCGGCAACACGGCGAGCCGATTCCGTTGGACCGGCACAGCACGGGTCTGCTCGGCTACCAGGATCGGGACGAACGCGATACCGAAGACTGGTTCCGGTTCGAAACCACGACGCATGGCCAGGTAACGGTTGCGGTCCATGCCGAGGAAAGCCTGCGTGTGTACCTGCGGCTGAAAGATGCCAGCGGTCGACGCCTGGCGAGCGCCAGCACCAGCCATAGCCCCGAAGTCGCACGAGCCGATCTGGCACCGGGCACCTATTTTGCCAGGGTGGTTCGCTCCAGCGGGCAGGGCGGCTACGTGATCACGCCGACGCTGGCAGCAACGACCTACGTCAGTGACCGGGAACCCAACGACAGTATCGAACAGGCGCAGCCGATTCCGCTGGGGCAGGACACCCAGGGTTTGCTGGGCTATCTGGATCGGAGTGAGCGCGATACCGAGGACTGGTTCCGGTTCGAGACCACAGCGCATGGCCAGGTCAAGGTCGCGGTCAATGCCGAGGAAAGCCTGCGGGTGTACCTGCGGCTGAAAGATGCCAACGGCCGGCGTCTGGCGAGCGCCAGCACCAGCGATAGCCCTGAAGTGGAACGAGCCGATCTGACACCGGGCACCTATTTTGCCAGGGTGGTTCGCTCCAGCGGACAGGGCGGCTACGTGATCACGCCGACGCTGGCAGCGACGACCTACGCCAGTGACCGGGAACCCAACGACAGTATCGAACAGGCGCAGCCGATTCCGCTGGGGCAGGACACTCAGGGTTTGCTGGGCTATCTCGATCGGAGTGAGCGCGATACCGAGGACTGGTTCCGGTTCGAGACCACAGCGCATGGCCGGGTAGCGGTCGCGGTCAGCGCCGAGGAAAGCCTGCGGGTGTACCTGCGGCTGAAAGATGCCGACGGCCGGCGTCTGGCGAGCGCCAGCACCAGCCATAGCCCTGAAGTGGAACGAGCCGATCTGACACCGGGCACCTATTTTGCGAGGGTGGTTCGCTCCAGCGGACAGGGCGGCTATACGCTCCGGCCGGTCTTCACGCCGGATCCGTCCGCGGGCGGCGGTTGA
- a CDS encoding CBS domain-containing protein, translating to MLDISDIMTPRQNLVVVHPDATVDDVRRIMAEHRIRHVPVLDASGDLLGLVAQTDVLLAGSDGPRHVHEVMVHDLDTVDERSNVRHAALLMLRRKRSCLPVTREGELRGLVTDADFLGVAITLMEQLEAVEPEADEGDTPNER from the coding sequence ATGCTCGACATCAGCGATATCATGACTCCCAGGCAGAACCTCGTGGTCGTCCACCCCGATGCAACCGTGGATGACGTCCGCCGCATCATGGCGGAGCACAGGATCCGTCACGTGCCGGTGCTCGATGCCTCCGGTGACCTGCTGGGGCTGGTTGCGCAAACCGACGTGCTGCTCGCCGGCAGCGATGGGCCACGCCACGTGCACGAGGTGATGGTGCATGACCTCGATACGGTGGATGAGCGCAGCAACGTCCGCCATGCCGCGCTGCTGATGCTTCGGCGCAAGCGCAGCTGCCTGCCGGTGACTCGTGAAGGGGAACTGCGCGGTCTGGTGACCGACGCCGACTTCCTCGGGGTGGCGATCACGCTGATGGAGCAGCTCGAGGCCGTCGAACCCGAAGCCGACGAGGGCGATACTCCCAACGAGCGGTGA